In Stigmatella aurantiaca, one DNA window encodes the following:
- a CDS encoding phosphate ABC transporter substrate-binding protein, with product MRCFPALPALLSLWMLLLPACKRSEPAPAGGAPMDRNLTVKGSDTMVLLGQRWAEAFMKVNPDMSVQVTGGGSGTGLAALVNGTTDIALSSRSIKPSEAQQVQARHRTEAREIPVARDGVTFYVHESNPVSALSVAQLKAIYLGDLTRWSQVGGLDEPIVLHSRENSSGTYVFVKERVLGDEDFAPSTLSLPGTAALVNAVSKEKNGLGFGGAAYAKGIKELNILEGGRPIAPSAENIQSGQYPLSRDLFFYTRGPPGGVTQAFIDFALSPEGQQLVTQVGYYPVKQR from the coding sequence ATGCGGTGCTTCCCTGCCCTTCCTGCGTTGCTCTCGCTCTGGATGCTCCTCCTGCCGGCGTGCAAACGCTCCGAGCCCGCCCCGGCAGGCGGAGCCCCGATGGACCGGAACCTCACGGTGAAGGGCTCGGACACCATGGTGCTCCTGGGCCAGCGCTGGGCCGAAGCCTTCATGAAGGTGAACCCCGACATGTCGGTCCAGGTGACAGGAGGGGGCTCGGGCACGGGGCTGGCGGCCCTGGTCAACGGCACCACGGACATCGCCCTGTCCAGCCGGTCCATCAAGCCGTCCGAGGCCCAGCAGGTCCAGGCGCGCCACCGCACGGAGGCCCGGGAAATCCCCGTCGCCCGCGATGGGGTGACGTTCTACGTCCACGAGTCCAACCCCGTCAGCGCGCTGTCGGTGGCCCAGCTCAAGGCCATCTACCTGGGAGACCTCACCCGCTGGAGCCAGGTGGGCGGACTCGACGAGCCCATCGTCCTGCACTCCCGGGAGAACTCCTCCGGCACCTACGTCTTCGTGAAGGAGCGCGTCCTGGGAGACGAGGACTTCGCCCCCTCCACCCTGTCCCTGCCCGGCACCGCGGCGCTGGTGAACGCGGTCTCCAAGGAGAAGAACGGCCTCGGCTTCGGCGGGGCCGCCTATGCCAAGGGCATCAAGGAGTTGAACATCCTGGAGGGGGGCCGGCCCATCGCCCCGTCCGCCGAGAACATCCAGAGCGGTCAATACCCCCTTTCCCGGGATCTCTTCTTCTACACCCGGGGCCCCCCCGGCGGAGTCACCCAGGCCTTCATCGATTTCGCGCTCTCCCCGGAGGGCCAGCAACTCGTTACCCAGGTGGGCTACTACCCGGTGAAACAACGCTGA